DNA from Armatimonadota bacterium:
CGATCCTGAACCTGTACGGGTGGCCGGACGGACACTTCATCAGCACGGATCAAGCCGGAGCACCCGCCGACGTTGTCGCCAAGTTGGGTCAGAGCGTAGCCTACGCCGCGAAAGTCGCCGAAGGTGAGTGGACCTGCGAGTGGCGCATACCCTTCGCGGCCTGCGGATTAGTGCCGAGAAACGCCCCCTTGCTTCTGTGCAATCTCGGCGTCCGGAAGATGGCGGAAAACGCCTGGGTCATCTGGCGCGGCACCGGGGACGCAACCTACCGCGTGGGCAACGCTGGGATCCTCTGCTTCCCCGATGAAGTGCGAGCAGCGGGCATTCCGACGGACGGCCTGAAGGTGAGGCTGGACGCATCCGCAGCCGGTGCCGTGGTGACGGATGAGGCCGGCAAGGTCTCCATCTGGAAGGACACCAGCGGCAACTCCCTGGACGCCAAACAGAACGACCCGCGCTTCCGGCCCATCTACGCACCCGAGGGCATCAACGGGAAGCCCGCGCTGCAGTTCCGGGAAGAGCTGTTCACGCGCATGGAACTGCCTGATCTCGCCGAGGGCAAGATCACCGCGACCATCTTCGCAGTGGTGAGCAACCCGGAGCCGGGTCTTGAGGTGAACCATGACCCGCGGATCCTCACCGCAAGCGACGGCAAAGAGTATGACTACATCTCAGGGCTTGCCTGCACGGTGCCTGGGATGGAGACTGGCGGCCCGCGCATCATGACTTTCGCCGGAGTGGACCGCTGGGCGAAACACGTGCGAGTGGGCTGCTTTTCGCCCAATGTCCAGACTTTCTTCAAGGGGCATATCGGCGAGATTCTGGTCTACACGAGAGCGGTAAGCCCCGAGGAGCAGGAGAGAATCCGCGCGTATCTCACGAGCAAGTGGGAGTTGGGGATGTAAAGCGGCCGGTGCGCAACGCCCTCGCCCTACCGCAGGGCAATCGAAAACCTGGAGACCAAACCATGAACTGCCACTGGGAAGAGTTGACCGTCGGTGATTTCGCGCAGGCCGTGAAAGATGTGGGCGGCGTATGTGTCGTCCCCCTGGGGTGCCTGGAGAAACACGGCCCGCACCTTCCGCTGGGAACCGACGTGTTCGTGGCCCGCAAGGTGGCGGAGCTTGCTGTGCAGCAAGAGCCCGCGATCATCTTCCCACCCCACTTCATCGGCTGGATCCACGACGGCAAGCACCACCCCGGTGCCGTGGCCTTGCGGCCCGAACTGCTGCTGGACATGCTGGAGAACATCTGCGAGGAGATTGCGCGCAACGGGCTCACGAAGATCATCCTGGTGAATGGCCACGGCGGCAATGAGCCGATGCTCAACTACTTCGTCTGGAAGGGTATGGCGAAGAAGCGGGCATTTCAGCTCTATTACGCGCGGCTGCGTGATTACTACTGGGCGGAGAGTGACGCGGAGATCCTGGAAACGGGCCACGGCCACGCAGGTGAGGGCGAAACCAGCAGCGTGCTCGCGACCCGGCCAGACCTGGTGCAGATGGACAACGCCACATCCGCCGGTGAACCGCGGGGACGGTTAGCGCATCTCCCGCCAATGTCCACGGGCTGGGAGTGGCACGCGGACTGGCCTGAGCACCACGCCGGCGATTCGACGCTGGGCACCGCTCAGAAGGGCGAGAAGCTGCTGGCACGGATGGCGCCGAGGCTCGCGGCGATCATCAAAGCGGTTCGCGAGGACACCGCTGCCCAGGCCCTGCAAAATGAGTTCTTCTCGCGCATCGATCACCGATGATCGCCGGAGCAATTGACTGACGGTCCGGGCCGGACCGACTCGGGTTGCAGGCGGCGCGGGGCCTCAGGGCGTCTGCAGGACGCTGATCGCCCCAAAGTGAAGCGCTACTCCCTCGAAGTCGGCGGGCCGGTACTGATTCGCCTTCTTTGCGGCCTCGATGGGCACGCTTCGGTCGGGCACGTCCGGCAGAAGCTCAACCGTCACCGTGTGCTCTCCGGCAGGCAGGTTAGAACCGATCTCCAGGCTCCCCAGCCGGTAGTAGTATGACCACGAGTCCACCTGTTGCCGCACGCCGCGGTCCACCCCGTCGATAGTCACCTTCGCGCACCCGGTACCCGGCCCGAAGACGTCGAAGATCCATGCGCGCGTACCCGTGAAGGTGAAGGTTAGCTTCGAGCCCGGGGTCTTCGTCACCCACAGGCGGTCGAAGTGGTTGTCCCACTTGCTGGCACCGATCTGCGGAGGAACAACCTCCTCCCACTCCCCGCTCAGCATGTCCCGGGTGATCGGTATCTGCACCGCGCCCTCCATGTTCCGGCCGCGCATGGCTTTGGGCAGCGCGTGAGGCCCCGGCCTGCCTGCTTCGAGAAGCTCTGTGATCGCATCAGTCAGGCTCTCCGCGTACAGCCTGTTCCCGTCGGCCGTCACGGATACGCCGTCCCGGCTGAAGACAGGGATGTCCGGGGCCTGCGCTCCGTCCGCTGCCGGCTTGAGCGCCACCTTGCCGTCTTTCACCATCGCCGCGATACGATAACCCATGTTGACCGAAGGGATGTTGTAGTGCATCCCTACACGCTCGTAGGCTGATACAGTGCTGGGGCACATCCCCTTTGCATAGTCAGTTGCGTATTCCGGCCGGAATGCGTAGACGAAGAGCAGGTCTGTCTCGGGGTTGGCCTTCCACGCCTGTCGCACCATGCCTTCGGCATTGCCACGCACGGCCTCGTCCCCACTCTCGAAGTCATCGGCGGCGAAGTCGATTATCACCAGGTCCGGGTTGTGACGCAGGGCATCATGACCGAACCGGAAAACGCTGGCGCCTGAGCCCCGGAACCCGCCGTGGATTGAGGCATTGATGGCTGTGATCTCCGAGTTCGGATAGCCGGCGCGCAGCCAGTCGGCAAACTGGTTCAGCCAGCCGCCCTGCGCGTGATTTCCTCCGGCAAAGGCCACAATGGTTACGGGCTTGCCTGCCTTGAGCTTCGCAGCGAGATTTCCCAGGCCGCCGCGGGTCTGCACTTCCGCTGCCGCGACCGGCTCCACTCCCGGCAGTTTGAAGAAGCGCTGGGTTGTGAAGTCCCCCAGTGCAGAGACGCCCGGAGCCTCGACAACCGGCCAACTGGCGCGCAGTTCGTCTTCGTAGGGGCCGATCTGCTCCAGAGGTATCTGCTGGAAGCCCAGCTTGAGGGCCGGTGATTCGGGGCGAAGTCGGAAGTTACGTTTCTCGACATCCACGAAAAGAGGATCGGCGAGGATAGAGTGGGGGTCCTGGCCGGTTCCGCGCCATTCGTCCCAGCTCATCAGCTTTTCGGCGCCCGGAGTGACCGTGCAGGAGAACTTGAGGGGCAGATCTGGCGGGCCAAAGACGCAGTTGCTGTCAAAGCGGAAGCCGTCGAAGGCCGCTTGCGGGCCGCGGAAAGTCCACACCAGCTGGCCGTCTCCCCATGCCCGGGCGTTCTTGTCGCGCATCCACTTGCCGCCTTCGGGGGTGTAGTAAACGATATTGCGCACGAATCGCCCCGGCGCGCAGGTGTTGTGGGTTGCGGTGTCATCGGTGTAGGTCGCCAGTTCGGGGTAATGCTCCAGATAGGTGTCGTAGCCCCCCTGTTCCCGCAGCTTCTTGATGTATGAGTATGACTGCTCGTCCAGTTGCGGGTAGTTTCCGCTGCTCACGCGGAACGCGGGGGCGTCAATGATGATGTTGTTCTCCCAGGTATTGTCCCGGCCCTCGTGGTTGAACATCCCGCAGACCGGCACGCTGTACAGCACATTGCCGTAGATCGTGCAGCCCACCTCGGGCGCATCCAGGTAGATGCCCCAGGTGAAGCCGGGATAGTGAAACTCCACCTGCCCGTTACGCACAGGCTGCCAGGAATTGGCTTTCCCGAACCCGCCGATGTGGCGGAAGATGTTGTAGCGGATTACGCTTCCGCGCTGGGTGTAGTCGCGCGAGGACATGTACAGACCGCCGGTGTCCTCGGAACCCAGGTTGGTGTGGTGTACGATATTATACTCTGCCACATTGTCGTTGCCGCCCAGCAGCAGCGCCTGGTGATAGCAGTCGTGGATCAGGTTGTGGCTGGCGCGGTTGCCCACACCGTTGAGATTCACGCCGGTGTTATAAGTGCGTTGGAAGGCGGCGATGTGGTGGATGTAGTTGTTGTCGGCGAAACAGTCGCCCCGGGTGAGGGTCTTGCGGTCGCCCGCATTGATGGTTATCCCTCCCGCGCCGGTGGCGTAAATGTCGTTGCCCTGCGCGCCGGACTCCCGACCGCCGGTGATGGAGACCGCCCACGAGCCCGTATTGCGGATGGTGCAGCCACCCACAAGACAGCGATCGCAGTCCTTCAGCGCCACGGCGGTTCCGCTGCACTGCTCCAGGGTGAAGCCGCGTACAGTGATCTCCGCGCCTTTTTCAACCACGAACAGTGAGTCGGCGACCGGGGCAGCGACCTCAGCGCTGTTGATGTCCGCCGGGGGCCAGAAGTAGAGCTTCGACTCATCGCGATCCAGGTACCACTCGCCCGGTGCGTCCAGTTCAGCCAGAAGATTCTGCACGAAGTAGCGGTCCCCGACCATGAGCCCGTAACTCACGGGTCTGGCCAGGTTGATGGTGTCGGTCTCGTCGTCCACTGACTTGACTGGCACGATATTCCACGCCCAGCCATACGCGGGGTGAATCGCGACCTCGGCCTGGGACACCTTCTCCCACGTAGGCTTGATGACGTCGCCGGTTGCCGTGAAATGGTCCTTCACGGCGGCGATGTTGTCCGAGACGGACAGGTTGGTGGCCGGCGCCGGTTCCGCGTCCAGGACGTAGGCCCACTGCCCGAAATGGGGATCATCCGGGTCCACATTGGGGTAGCGCGCCATGGTCTGGCGCTGTCCGCCGAAGAAGAGTTGACGGAAAGCAACCTTCTCCAGCGGCGTGCCTTTCAGATCGGCGACCAGGATCTCGCCCTTCCAAGGGCCGAACCCGGTGATGGGCAATGACGCCAGGAGCGTGACCGGTTCCTTCTCGAATGCCCGCCAGATGATGGGCGCGCCGGGAGCGCCGGAGTCCTCCGATCCCAGCCGGACCGGTTCGCTCAGCCGGTACGTGCCGCCGCGCACGTGGACTGTCGCCCCCTGCGCAAGGCGGCCGGCAGTCTTGAGCTGGCGCACTTCATCGCGCGCCCGGGTCAAGGTCGCGAAGGGCCCGTCGGTGCCGTCGGCATTGGGCGCGGCGAGGGTGCCGGACCAGGCATCGTTCCCTGAAGTCGAGACGAACAGATCGACCGGAGCAGCAAGAGCTCCGGCCGTCAGGATCAGCAGACAGATCAGCAGGGCGATTGGATTCATGTGAGCTCACTTCCCGTCTCGGTGCGGTGGCAGGAGACCCGGCACCGGCTTGGTGATACCGGACATTTTCGCGCCGGCGGTGCTTCTTTCCTCCACGTGGCCCGCGCCCGGGAGGTCTGCGCGCCCAGAGCGGCAAATCTGTCCGCCTATCGTCACAGCAGACTGGTGAGGTGGGCCGCATGCAAAAGGACAAGCCCAACGTGTTGCTGATCTGCACGGACCACTGGGGAGACATGTACACCCGCCCGGCGGGACACCCGGTGGTGATGACGCCGACCCTTGACCAACTCGCGCGCAGCGGAGTGCGATACACCCGGGCTTACTCGGCCTGCCCCTCGTGCATCCCGGCGCGCAAGAGCCTGATGACCGGCATGACCGCACGCATGCACGGCGACCGGGTCTACACCGACGGTGAAGAATGGCCGCGGGTGCCCACCCTCGCCCAGTGCTTCCGCGATGCAGGCTACCAGGCATACTGCGTGGGGAAGATGCACGTCTGGCCGCAACGCGACCGCCTGGGATTCGACGATGTGCTGCTCGAGGAACAGGGGCGCCACCAGCACCGGGCGATCCCGGACGGAGTCGCGGATGACTGGGAGCTCTTCCTCGCGGACCAGGGTTTCGGCGGCCAGGAGTATGCGGGTGGAATGACACAGAACGATTTTGTGGCCCGGCCCTGGCATCTGCCCGAGTACACCCACCCCATCAACTGGGCAGCGCGCGAGATGTGTCGCACCATTCGCAGGCGGGACCCACGCAAGCCCGGGTTCTGGTACCTGTCCTTCTCGGCCCCGCACCCGCCGCTATGGCCACTGCGGGACTACCTGGACCTGTATGATGACGCACAGATCGACCTTCCAGTGGTAGGCGACTGGGCGCAGCGTTTCGAGGACCTGCCCCTGCACATGCAGGAACGCACGTACCCCACGGGATTGCAC
Protein-coding regions in this window:
- a CDS encoding creatininase family protein, with translation MNCHWEELTVGDFAQAVKDVGGVCVVPLGCLEKHGPHLPLGTDVFVARKVAELAVQQEPAIIFPPHFIGWIHDGKHHPGAVALRPELLLDMLENICEEIARNGLTKIILVNGHGGNEPMLNYFVWKGMAKKRAFQLYYARLRDYYWAESDAEILETGHGHAGEGETSSVLATRPDLVQMDNATSAGEPRGRLAHLPPMSTGWEWHADWPEHHAGDSTLGTAQKGEKLLARMAPRLAAIIKAVREDTAAQALQNEFFSRIDHR
- a CDS encoding right-handed parallel beta-helix repeat-containing protein, with the translated sequence MNPIALLICLLILTAGALAAPVDLFVSTSGNDAWSGTLAAPNADGTDGPFATLTRARDEVRQLKTAGRLAQGATVHVRGGTYRLSEPVRLGSEDSGAPGAPIIWRAFEKEPVTLLASLPITGFGPWKGEILVADLKGTPLEKVAFRQLFFGGQRQTMARYPNVDPDDPHFGQWAYVLDAEPAPATNLSVSDNIAAVKDHFTATGDVIKPTWEKVSQAEVAIHPAYGWAWNIVPVKSVDDETDTINLARPVSYGLMVGDRYFVQNLLAELDAPGEWYLDRDESKLYFWPPADINSAEVAAPVADSLFVVEKGAEITVRGFTLEQCSGTAVALKDCDRCLVGGCTIRNTGSWAVSITGGRESGAQGNDIYATGAGGITINAGDRKTLTRGDCFADNNYIHHIAAFQRTYNTGVNLNGVGNRASHNLIHDCYHQALLLGGNDNVAEYNIVHHTNLGSEDTGGLYMSSRDYTQRGSVIRYNIFRHIGGFGKANSWQPVRNGQVEFHYPGFTWGIYLDAPEVGCTIYGNVLYSVPVCGMFNHEGRDNTWENNIIIDAPAFRVSSGNYPQLDEQSYSYIKKLREQGGYDTYLEHYPELATYTDDTATHNTCAPGRFVRNIVYYTPEGGKWMRDKNARAWGDGQLVWTFRGPQAAFDGFRFDSNCVFGPPDLPLKFSCTVTPGAEKLMSWDEWRGTGQDPHSILADPLFVDVEKRNFRLRPESPALKLGFQQIPLEQIGPYEDELRASWPVVEAPGVSALGDFTTQRFFKLPGVEPVAAAEVQTRGGLGNLAAKLKAGKPVTIVAFAGGNHAQGGWLNQFADWLRAGYPNSEITAINASIHGGFRGSGASVFRFGHDALRHNPDLVIIDFAADDFESGDEAVRGNAEGMVRQAWKANPETDLLFVYAFRPEYATDYAKGMCPSTVSAYERVGMHYNIPSVNMGYRIAAMVKDGKVALKPAADGAQAPDIPVFSRDGVSVTADGNRLYAESLTDAITELLEAGRPGPHALPKAMRGRNMEGAVQIPITRDMLSGEWEEVVPPQIGASKWDNHFDRLWVTKTPGSKLTFTFTGTRAWIFDVFGPGTGCAKVTIDGVDRGVRQQVDSWSYYYRLGSLEIGSNLPAGEHTVTVELLPDVPDRSVPIEAAKKANQYRPADFEGVALHFGAISVLQTP
- a CDS encoding sulfatase-like hydrolase/transferase; translation: MQKDKPNVLLICTDHWGDMYTRPAGHPVVMTPTLDQLARSGVRYTRAYSACPSCIPARKSLMTGMTARMHGDRVYTDGEEWPRVPTLAQCFRDAGYQAYCVGKMHVWPQRDRLGFDDVLLEEQGRHQHRAIPDGVADDWELFLADQGFGGQEYAGGMTQNDFVARPWHLPEYTHPINWAAREMCRTIRRRDPRKPGFWYLSFSAPHPPLWPLRDYLDLYDDAQIDLPVVGDWAQRFEDLPLHMQERTYPTGLHTATEHEVRLARKAYYATLTHIDHQIRVVIGYLREAGLLDDTIIAFTSDHGHMLGDHNMWAMTPFYEPSAHIPMILVPARGDDRIQPATEDDRFVEFGDLMPTLLEMAGIPIPGQVNQLSMIGKTKREYIYGEHGEGYAAQRMIRRGKYKLVYAAAGNKVQLFDIENDPRETRNLSEDPRYSDEREALLQLIVANSHGNDDEWIRDGRVVGLPHRPFVPGDIRHIQGQRGLRFM